A stretch of the Lolium perenne isolate Kyuss_39 chromosome 3, Kyuss_2.0, whole genome shotgun sequence genome encodes the following:
- the LOC127345903 gene encoding uncharacterized protein produces the protein MADWASLLPELVQGIANCVLSTTGGVDTYMDMRAVCPKWRSAITRPSPLAAVADLRFRPRDWVMIELTNENYDDKDGFLFLHVPTGRFRRLRLPVLQGHLLIGVSDGLLVLGNREPPHSVCVLNPLTYDMLHFAAPLDKHFKDVLVMYTVVSVGFGSTLVLWTEGKSRVLCAHPTSDVFTEKDICRSDISMVTSQGNVYYACPDGRIFKIVGQRSSVMMMSS, from the coding sequence ATGGCGGACTGGGCGTCACTTCTACCGGAGCTTGTCCAAGGCATCGCCAACTGCGTCCTCTCCACCACCGGCGGCGTTGACACGTACATGGACATGAGGGCTGTCTGCCCTAAATGGCGCTCTGCCATCACCCGGCCATCTCCCCTCGCCGCGGTCGCGGACCTCCGTTTCCGCCCACGTGACTGGGTCATGATCGAGCTGACAAATGAGAACTATGACGACAAGGATGGCTTCCTCTTCCTTCACGTCCCCACTGGGCGCTTCCGCCGCCTGCGCCTCCCGGTGCTTCAAGGCCACCTCCTCATTGGTGTTTCTGATGGTCTCCTCGTGCTCGGGAATAGGGAGCCCCCGCATTCGGTTTGTGTCCTCAACCCCTTAACATACGACATGCTCCACTTTGCGGCGCCGTTAGATAAACATTTTAAGGATGTACTTGTAATGTATACCGTGGTGAGCGTTGGCTTTGGTTCGACCCTGGTGCTGTGGACGGAGGGAAAGAGCAGGGTTCTATGTGCTCATCCAACCAGCGATGTCTTTACAGAGAAGGATATTTGCAGGAGCGACATTAGCATGGTTACCTCCCAAGGCAATGTCTATTATGCCTGTCCGGATGGACGGATATTCAAGATTGTCGGACAGCGGAGCAGTGTTATGATGATGAGCTCGTAG